A portion of the Hymenobacter yonginensis genome contains these proteins:
- a CDS encoding GumC domain-containing protein: MSLTDALRQLWRYRYALLGVPLLLAGAIFFFTRHEKKVYASEMTIYTGIASGYTLSGNAESDFFSTSNAFDNLLSLIKSRETREEVACRLLAHHLQLGDSLDAQLLSWNSLSHLHELLPAPLRARLTGPALPETLRRVRAYAAANDDNELYRLLNSHDDVYSVEALGRVAAARINSSDLIKLEYEAGDAAICRYTLQLTMQVFSEQYRGLRVDQTQAVIHYYERETDKALRALSAAERRFLAFNRDNDIINYYEQTKYIAGEREYLNSDINKIEMQYAAARAALRAVNGKLAGRAAAILSSGELLGQRRRLEALHVELANQEVFARQREGSPSAVVPALQAQVAATTAAMHTTLTTHYAQVGTVEGMPSKSLLDEWLQNLIAATENEAKLAVMQKRKGEFMAEYHRMAPLGATLKIIEREIDLAQKTYLVLLNHLNDSKASQQNNELTTELKVVAPAFRPLHPKSGKRKLLLAGGAFGGFFFVAALVLGAGLLDGRLRKPSVAARHTGLPVLGVLPMPLAPVPAPNTHDQASLHHLARQLLRQRGSATPGQPFVVAVASPRRHEGKTSLTQALAARCTALGLRTVALYPAGTAFAPEAVESGATLYDAALAAVQLPALAALSPAAATAELVLLELPALLEDDYPVTLLPQAQLVLLTLRADRTWEPKDQQALQALRSATAAPVEVVLTGVDAFDGREILV; the protein is encoded by the coding sequence ATGAGCCTGACCGATGCCCTGCGCCAGCTCTGGCGCTACCGCTACGCCCTGTTGGGCGTGCCTCTGCTGCTGGCGGGAGCCATCTTCTTCTTCACCCGCCACGAGAAGAAGGTGTACGCCTCGGAGATGACCATCTACACCGGCATTGCCTCGGGCTACACGCTGAGCGGCAACGCGGAGAGTGACTTTTTCTCGACCAGCAACGCCTTCGATAACCTGCTCTCGCTCATCAAGTCGCGCGAGACGCGGGAGGAGGTGGCCTGCCGCCTGCTGGCCCACCATCTGCAGCTCGGCGACTCGCTCGATGCCCAGCTGCTGAGCTGGAATTCGCTCAGCCACCTGCACGAGCTGCTGCCCGCCCCGCTGCGGGCCCGCCTCACCGGTCCCGCGCTGCCCGAAACCCTGCGCCGCGTGCGCGCCTACGCCGCCGCCAACGACGACAACGAACTCTACCGCCTGCTCAACTCCCACGACGACGTGTACTCGGTGGAAGCGCTGGGCCGGGTGGCGGCCGCCCGCATCAACTCCAGCGACCTGATAAAGCTCGAATACGAGGCCGGCGACGCGGCCATCTGCCGCTACACCCTGCAGCTGACCATGCAGGTGTTCAGCGAGCAGTACCGCGGCCTGCGCGTGGATCAGACCCAGGCCGTGATTCACTACTACGAGCGGGAAACCGACAAGGCCCTGCGCGCCCTGAGCGCCGCCGAGCGTCGCTTTCTGGCTTTCAACCGCGACAACGACATCATCAACTACTACGAGCAGACCAAGTACATTGCCGGCGAGCGGGAGTACCTCAACTCCGACATCAACAAGATTGAGATGCAGTACGCCGCCGCCCGCGCCGCTTTGCGCGCCGTGAACGGCAAGCTGGCCGGCCGGGCCGCCGCCATCCTGAGTTCGGGCGAGCTGCTGGGCCAGCGCCGCCGCCTCGAAGCCCTGCACGTCGAGCTGGCCAACCAAGAGGTATTTGCCCGCCAGCGCGAGGGCAGTCCCTCGGCCGTGGTGCCGGCGCTGCAGGCCCAGGTGGCGGCCACCACCGCTGCCATGCACACCACCCTCACCACCCACTATGCCCAGGTGGGCACGGTGGAGGGCATGCCCAGCAAAAGCCTGCTCGACGAGTGGCTGCAGAACCTGATTGCGGCCACCGAAAACGAAGCCAAGCTGGCCGTGATGCAGAAGCGCAAGGGCGAGTTCATGGCCGAATACCACAGGATGGCCCCGCTGGGGGCCACCCTCAAAATCATCGAGCGGGAAATCGACCTGGCCCAGAAAACCTACCTCGTGCTCCTCAACCACCTCAACGATAGCAAGGCCTCGCAGCAAAACAACGAGCTGACCACCGAGCTGAAAGTGGTGGCCCCGGCCTTCCGGCCCCTGCACCCCAAGAGCGGCAAGCGCAAGCTGCTGCTGGCGGGCGGCGCGTTCGGGGGCTTCTTCTTCGTGGCGGCGCTGGTGCTGGGCGCGGGCCTGCTCGATGGCCGCCTGCGCAAGCCCTCGGTGGCCGCCCGCCACACCGGCCTGCCGGTGCTGGGCGTGCTGCCCATGCCGCTGGCCCCCGTGCCCGCCCCCAACACCCACGACCAGGCCAGCCTGCACCACCTGGCCCGGCAGCTGCTGCGCCAGCGCGGCAGCGCCACGCCGGGCCAGCCTTTTGTGGTGGCCGTGGCCAGCCCCCGCCGCCACGAGGGCAAAACCAGCCTCACGCAGGCCCTGGCCGCCCGCTGTACTGCCCTGGGCCTGCGCACCGTGGCCCTGTACCCCGCTGGTACAGCCTTCGCCCCGGAAGCCGTTGAGTCCGGCGCTACCCTCTACGATGCTGCCCTGGCCGCCGTGCAGCTGCCCGCTCTGGCCGCCCTGAGCCCTGCCGCCGCCACCGCTGAGCTGGTGCTGCTGGAGCTGCCCGCCCTGCTCGAAGACGACTACCCCGTGACGCTGCTGCCCCAGGCCCAGCTGGTGCTGCTCACCCTGCGCGCCGACCGCACCTGGGAACCCAAAGACCAACAGGCACTCCAGGCCCTGCGCTCCGCCACCGCCGCCCCGGTGGAAGTGGTGCTTACGGGCGTGGATGCGTTTGACGGCCGGGAAATTCTGGTCTGA
- a CDS encoding TolC family protein has protein sequence MNKALLLLLLPLLLAASRPAAAQVSAAVPSGGRGAGQPASAAQSASAAPLAPRAAWEARFFDAPELTLPVLVEAAVRRSAELKALGAERAMVREDLQMARKAILGSVLLTNSIGYGNIANVALADQSVAAVRTANSARHYATGLNFNLPLDRLLNRPHQIARQKLQGQRFEHLEQAQRDAIRQHVIDLYQAVLLAHRVLMLRQQSYVNAQLNAQLVEKQFRTGEATLADLALLQDRFINASIDRESAASSYTTALLQLEEAAGARVADLLAQP, from the coding sequence ATGAACAAGGCCTTGCTACTCTTGCTGCTCCCGCTGCTGCTGGCGGCCAGCCGGCCGGCGGCAGCCCAGGTATCGGCGGCGGTGCCGTCGGGCGGGCGCGGCGCTGGCCAGCCTGCTTCGGCTGCGCAATCCGCCTCGGCAGCGCCGCTGGCCCCGCGCGCTGCCTGGGAAGCCCGGTTTTTCGACGCTCCGGAGCTCACGCTGCCTGTGCTGGTGGAGGCGGCCGTGCGCCGCTCGGCCGAGCTCAAGGCCCTGGGGGCCGAGCGGGCCATGGTGCGCGAGGATTTGCAGATGGCCCGCAAGGCCATTCTGGGCAGCGTGCTGCTCACCAACAGCATCGGCTACGGCAACATCGCCAACGTGGCCCTGGCCGACCAGAGCGTGGCCGCCGTGCGCACCGCCAACTCGGCCCGCCACTACGCCACCGGCCTCAACTTCAACCTGCCCCTCGACCGCCTCCTGAATCGCCCCCACCAGATTGCGCGCCAGAAGCTGCAGGGCCAGCGCTTCGAGCACCTCGAGCAGGCCCAGCGCGACGCCATCCGCCAGCACGTCATCGACCTCTACCAGGCCGTGCTACTGGCCCACCGCGTGCTGATGCTGCGCCAGCAGAGCTACGTGAATGCCCAGTTGAATGCCCAGCTGGTGGAAAAGCAGTTCCGAACCGGCGAAGCCACCCTGGCCGACCTGGCCCTGCTGCAGGACCGGTTCATCAACGCCAGCATTGACCGGGAAAGCGCGGCCAGCTCCTACACCACCGCGCTGTTGCAGCTGGAGGAGGCCGCCGGGGCCAGAGTCGCCGATTTACTTGCCCAGCCATGA
- a CDS encoding sugar transferase produces the protein MQILLPTSAIETKANVILDAGRYTFRASVLKRVLDVTVAATALLLLAPLLLLVALLIRLESRGPVLYHSPRVGQGYRVFRFWKFRSMRVDADQLLTSMQGRNQYAAATTGSAAPAAAGAGCPGCGAAAGACASVLIDGQGQPVCEALHRRQRQARGAATFVKIANDPRITRVGRFIRNTSIDELPQLWNVLCGDMSLVGNRPLPLYEAEKLTTDQAAARFIAPAGLTGLWQVSRRGKAGGLSEQERKELDNEYARCHSLRTDFGILLRTIPALFQQENV, from the coding sequence ATGCAGATACTCTTACCCACCTCCGCCATCGAAACCAAAGCCAACGTCATACTTGACGCCGGCAGATACACTTTCCGCGCCTCCGTGCTCAAGCGCGTGCTGGACGTGACGGTGGCCGCTACGGCGCTGCTGCTGCTCGCGCCGCTGCTGCTGCTGGTGGCCCTGCTCATCCGGCTTGAGTCGCGGGGGCCGGTGCTGTACCATTCGCCCCGGGTAGGGCAGGGGTACCGGGTGTTCCGGTTCTGGAAATTCCGCTCGATGCGCGTGGATGCCGACCAGCTGCTAACCAGCATGCAGGGCCGCAACCAGTACGCCGCCGCTACGACTGGCTCTGCGGCCCCAGCGGCGGCCGGGGCCGGCTGTCCGGGCTGCGGGGCCGCGGCGGGGGCCTGCGCCAGCGTGCTGATTGATGGGCAGGGCCAGCCGGTGTGCGAGGCACTGCACCGCCGGCAGCGGCAGGCCCGGGGCGCGGCCACCTTCGTGAAGATTGCCAACGACCCGCGCATCACCCGGGTGGGGCGCTTCATCCGCAACACCAGCATCGACGAGCTGCCCCAGCTCTGGAACGTGCTCTGCGGCGACATGAGCCTGGTGGGCAACCGCCCGCTGCCGCTCTACGAGGCCGAAAAGCTGACCACCGACCAGGCCGCCGCCCGCTTCATCGCGCCGGCCGGCCTCACCGGGCTCTGGCAGGTCAGCCGGCGCGGCAAGGCGGGCGGCCTGTCGGAGCAGGAGCGCAAGGAGCTCGACAACGAGTACGCCCGCTGCCACAGCCTGCGCACCGATTTCGGGATTCTGCTGCGCACCATCCCGGCTTTATTTCAACAGGAAAACGTCTGA
- a CDS encoding response regulator transcription factor, with the protein MKKNLLIVDDEPAMQLILTRYFSADYTVVTQANGALALQWLNAGHAVDAIVADYQMPVMDGPAFIEQVRRHPLHRHVPLLVLSGKEETSSKIQCLRHGADDYLVKPFNPEELELRLRVMLRRMPRD; encoded by the coding sequence ATGAAGAAGAATCTACTTATCGTTGATGATGAGCCCGCTATGCAGCTCATTCTCACCCGCTACTTCAGCGCCGACTACACCGTGGTGACGCAGGCCAACGGGGCGCTGGCCCTGCAGTGGCTCAATGCCGGCCACGCCGTGGACGCCATCGTGGCCGACTACCAGATGCCCGTGATGGACGGCCCCGCCTTCATCGAGCAGGTGCGCCGCCACCCCCTGCACCGCCACGTGCCGCTGCTGGTGCTCTCGGGCAAAGAGGAAACCAGCAGCAAAATCCAGTGCCTGCGCCACGGCGCCGACGACTACCTGGTAAAACCCTTCAACCCCGAGGAGCTGGAGCTGCGCCTGCGGGTAATGCTGCGCCGCATGCCCCGCGACTAA
- a CDS encoding glycosyltransferase family 4 protein, producing the protein MPAKIRVLQTIRQGRIGGGETHVFDLVQALDKSQFAPVVLAFTPGPLVDRLTELNIPVHVIETEVPFDVRCWGRVQRLLREERIDLVHAHGTRAQSNTFWAARRLGLPLLYTVHGWSFHPDQSPLHRRYRQLSEQLLMAQAAGTICVSDSNFQDGRAFSRMERATVIKNGIDPSRFQPAAEAGFRAELGVGPDTVLVGCVARLTAQKDPLTLIRAVAALPADLDVVVVLVGDGELRAPAEALARQLGMAKRVRFVGFRQDVPAVLRALDIYCLPSLWEGLPIGVLEAMACGRPVVATAVDGTRELLTHGHNGWLIPPADPAALAAALAHLAARPVLRAALGAQAAHTVQTGFSVQGMTRQVEQLYRRHAA; encoded by the coding sequence ATGCCTGCTAAAATCCGAGTACTCCAGACCATCCGCCAGGGCCGCATCGGCGGGGGCGAAACCCACGTGTTCGACCTCGTGCAGGCCCTCGACAAAAGCCAGTTTGCGCCCGTGGTGCTGGCCTTCACCCCCGGCCCACTCGTGGACCGGCTCACCGAGCTAAACATTCCGGTGCACGTCATCGAAACCGAGGTGCCGTTCGACGTGCGCTGCTGGGGCCGGGTGCAGCGGCTGCTGCGAGAGGAGCGCATCGACCTGGTGCATGCCCACGGCACCCGGGCCCAGTCGAACACGTTTTGGGCAGCGCGGCGGCTGGGGCTGCCGCTGCTGTACACGGTGCACGGCTGGTCGTTTCATCCCGACCAGAGCCCGCTGCACCGCCGCTACCGTCAGCTCAGCGAGCAGCTGCTGATGGCGCAGGCCGCCGGTACCATCTGCGTGTCGGATAGCAACTTCCAGGACGGCCGCGCCTTCAGCCGCATGGAACGGGCCACGGTCATCAAAAACGGCATCGACCCCAGCCGGTTCCAGCCGGCGGCCGAGGCCGGCTTCCGGGCCGAGCTGGGCGTGGGACCCGACACCGTGCTGGTGGGCTGCGTGGCCCGCCTCACGGCCCAGAAAGACCCGCTGACCCTGATTCGGGCCGTAGCCGCCCTGCCCGCCGACCTCGACGTGGTGGTTGTGCTGGTGGGCGACGGCGAGCTGCGCGCCCCGGCCGAAGCCCTGGCCCGGCAGCTGGGCATGGCCAAGCGGGTGCGCTTCGTGGGCTTCCGCCAGGACGTGCCGGCCGTGCTGCGCGCCCTTGACATCTACTGCCTACCCTCGCTCTGGGAGGGCCTGCCCATCGGGGTGCTGGAGGCCATGGCCTGCGGCCGCCCCGTAGTGGCCACGGCCGTGGACGGCACCCGGGAGCTGCTAACCCACGGCCACAATGGCTGGCTGATTCCGCCCGCCGACCCGGCCGCGCTGGCCGCCGCCCTGGCCCACTTGGCCGCCCGGCCCGTGCTGCGGGCGGCCCTGGGCGCGCAGGCCGCCCACACCGTGCAGACCGGCTTCAGCGTGCAGGGCATGACCCGGCAGGTGGAGCAGCTCTACCGCCGCCACGCCGCCTGA
- a CDS encoding glycosyltransferase, translating to MNQQNIIMLCQQDWSLPLGTNARSLAWELSAQNRVLYVNLPLDLHTVVRGLRRGQTRQHCRRLLGRTPSLEQVSPGIWVLTPACLALSINWVPWAWLFALLNGLNAWLLARSIGRATQALGFHDATLLVDGIIFPATELKRRLRPARFVYYLRDYMLTVPYFRRHGPAAEACLLTQADVVATNSAYLADYARRHNPWSYDIGQGCQLASYQPALDYAEPADLAAVPHPRLGYTGYLTTVRLDLPLLEQLARQRPDWHLVLVGPEDEDFRRSALHQLPNVHFLGNKRPELLPAYVQHLEVCLNPQVVNEVTQGNYPLKIDEYLAMGKPVVATHTRTMELFADHVALPRNEAGWLAALEEALQNPQPERAARGMAFARSHTWAASVARLYAALHLTSSLSVSATPVPATHHAC from the coding sequence ATGAACCAGCAAAACATCATCATGCTCTGCCAGCAGGACTGGAGCCTGCCGCTGGGCACCAACGCCCGCAGCCTGGCCTGGGAACTGTCGGCCCAAAACCGGGTGCTCTACGTGAACCTGCCGCTGGACCTGCACACCGTGGTGCGTGGCCTGCGGCGCGGCCAGACCAGGCAGCACTGCCGCCGCTTGCTGGGCCGTACGCCCAGCCTCGAGCAGGTGAGCCCCGGCATCTGGGTACTCACGCCCGCCTGCCTGGCTCTGTCCATCAATTGGGTGCCCTGGGCCTGGCTGTTTGCCCTGCTCAACGGCCTCAATGCCTGGCTGCTGGCCCGCAGCATCGGGCGTGCCACCCAAGCCCTGGGCTTTCACGACGCCACGCTGTTGGTGGATGGCATCATCTTCCCAGCCACCGAGCTCAAGCGTCGGCTGCGGCCCGCCCGCTTCGTGTACTACCTGCGCGACTACATGCTCACCGTGCCCTACTTCCGGCGCCACGGCCCCGCCGCCGAAGCCTGCCTGCTAACCCAGGCCGACGTGGTGGCTACCAACTCGGCCTACCTGGCCGACTACGCCCGCCGGCACAACCCCTGGAGCTACGACATTGGGCAGGGCTGCCAGCTGGCTAGCTACCAGCCCGCCCTCGATTACGCCGAGCCCGCCGACCTGGCCGCCGTGCCCCACCCGCGCCTGGGCTACACCGGCTACCTCACCACCGTGCGGCTGGACCTGCCTTTGCTGGAGCAGCTGGCCCGCCAGCGCCCCGACTGGCACCTGGTACTGGTGGGGCCCGAGGACGAGGACTTCCGCCGCAGCGCCCTGCACCAGCTGCCCAACGTGCACTTTCTGGGCAACAAGCGGCCGGAGCTGCTGCCGGCCTACGTGCAGCACCTCGAGGTGTGCCTCAACCCCCAGGTGGTGAACGAGGTGACCCAGGGCAACTACCCGCTCAAGATTGATGAGTACCTGGCCATGGGCAAGCCCGTGGTGGCCACCCACACCCGCACCATGGAGCTGTTTGCCGACCACGTGGCCCTGCCCCGCAACGAGGCCGGCTGGCTGGCCGCCCTCGAAGAAGCGCTGCAAAACCCGCAGCCCGAACGCGCCGCGCGGGGCATGGCCTTCGCCCGCAGCCACACCTGGGCCGCCAGCGTGGCCCGCCTCTACGCCGCTTTGCATCTGACCAGCTCCCTGTCCGTTTCTGCCACGCCTGTTCCTGCTACGCACCATGCCTGCTAA
- a CDS encoding Hpt domain-containing protein, producing the protein MYHSTPAAPACEDNAPLYHFAALGRLANAPAFVREIKQVFLQDTPARLAGLEAAIAAANWGLVAREAHSLKSMMGLLGLRQSMHLLRQMEQAADSRPAQQHMPIWLRSLRLSVAPVLLALHNELRAGSCAASQLEPA; encoded by the coding sequence ATGTACCATTCTACCCCCGCCGCCCCTGCGTGCGAAGACAACGCGCCGCTGTACCATTTCGCCGCCCTGGGCCGGCTGGCCAACGCCCCCGCCTTCGTGCGCGAAATCAAACAGGTGTTTCTGCAGGACACGCCGGCCCGGCTGGCGGGCCTGGAAGCGGCTATTGCCGCGGCCAACTGGGGCCTGGTGGCCCGGGAGGCCCACAGCCTCAAGTCGATGATGGGCCTGCTGGGTTTGCGGCAGTCCATGCACCTGCTGCGGCAGATGGAGCAGGCCGCCGACTCGCGCCCCGCCCAGCAGCACATGCCCATTTGGCTGCGGAGTTTGCGCCTGTCGGTGGCCCCGGTGCTGCTGGCTCTCCACAATGAGCTACGCGCCGGCAGCTGCGCAGCGAGTCAGCTAGAACCGGCCTGA
- a CDS encoding LytR/AlgR family response regulator transcription factor produces the protein MPAPTPLTCVIVDDNTMNRLTLEQFVRITEGLEVQASLADPVALLPLLEQEPLPHLLLLDIEMPQLTGLELVKLLPTPGPEVVLVTSHAQFAVDAFALRVTDYLLKPLEYARFLQAVARVRERLASHAAVAPATTDLHADDHSLFIRTNNKLLRLDFDQVLYIEAMSAYCTLVTATRKHIVHATLKALDEQLPFAHFLRVHRSYMVNTRLIDSVADGHLQLGSFEVPIGKSYEQTLMARLRSL, from the coding sequence ATGCCCGCTCCTACCCCACTTACCTGCGTTATTGTCGATGACAACACCATGAACCGGCTCACGCTGGAGCAGTTCGTGCGCATCACGGAGGGGCTGGAGGTGCAGGCCTCCCTGGCCGACCCCGTGGCGTTGCTGCCGCTGCTGGAGCAGGAGCCCCTGCCCCACCTGCTGCTGCTCGATATCGAGATGCCCCAGCTCACGGGCCTGGAGCTGGTGAAGCTGCTGCCCACGCCCGGCCCGGAAGTAGTGCTGGTGACCTCGCACGCCCAGTTTGCCGTTGATGCCTTCGCGCTGCGCGTAACCGATTACCTGCTCAAACCCCTCGAATACGCCCGCTTCCTGCAGGCCGTGGCCCGGGTGCGGGAGCGGCTGGCCAGCCACGCCGCCGTTGCTCCTGCCACCACCGACCTGCACGCCGACGACCATTCCCTCTTCATCCGCACTAACAACAAGCTGCTGCGCCTGGACTTCGACCAGGTGCTCTACATCGAGGCCATGTCGGCCTACTGCACGCTGGTCACGGCCACCCGCAAGCATATCGTGCACGCAACCCTCAAGGCCCTCGACGAGCAGCTGCCCTTCGCCCACTTCCTGCGGGTACACCGCTCCTACATGGTCAATACCCGACTCATCGACAGCGTAGCCGATGGCCACCTGCAGCTCGGCAGCTTCGAGGTGCCCATCGGCAAAAGCTACGAGCAGACCCTGATGGCCCGGCTGCGCAGTTTGTAG
- a CDS encoding PAS domain-containing hybrid sensor histidine kinase/response regulator, with product MKIPVPPSESPSAADRRLAELEAELATLRAVAAVTEHSPNLLIRLDAAGTRAYANAAACAFEQQLPAAAAAELQARLREQAAACLAAGHALRTELGSGGRYFTLTACPEPTTNSATLYFTDITEHYQAEQLVTQQRDFFQSVLNELPGDVAVFSAEHRYIFLNPAAIKNPEIRTWIVGKDDFEYCEYRGFSPERAMGRRQYFTQALTSRTEAAWEEELRLPEGTKYFLRRFLPIYRPDGTLNFMLGYGLDITDRRRTEELLRESDEMLREQQAFQQLVLDVIPAAVYVRDQGRTTFANRAMQELNELARGQTKRVRQNPKGQEAREVAHYAQVDAQVLASGQAVRSEDSLTLANGEVRWFQTVKCPFPRPDGTVLVLGASTDITASKEARLRVERSEKRYRDLQHYALALIYTHTLDGQMLTVNPACAQLMGVPAEVLAAGRLAHALAPPLRPRVENYLRTLNTEGEVRGVVRVSTAAGQTHFVLYHSHRVQEAGQEPYVIGYGQDITDRVLAEQELKRAKKVAETAAQARTTFLANMSHEIRTPLNGVLGMAALLAKTKLTAEQHEQVAIIHSSGQHLLAVINDVLDVAKITSGKLELEQTAFNLCDSVGQAVAPLAQQARQRGLEFRAELPGADCPWVLGDPFRLNQILLNLLSNAIKFTHYGAVTLSSRLLADSADKVTVEFRVSDTGIGIPADKLDYIFESFTQAKADTARQFGGTGLGLNISRALVEQFGSRLVVESTPGQGSTFCFSLTLPKAAAPLSVTAPMPQDGALEGLRVLLVEDNTINRLVARQMVQSWGGHVDEAPDGLVALELLEKNRYDVVLMDIQLPGMSGLDITRHIRQHADASRAGVAILALTANAYQSDMQQYLAAGMNDCLAKPFDEAELCHKLQALRPAAAMLYDLSKFRALAHGNADFVPDIIRSFLHDIPPSLNQLREAVASGRWTEARRLVHFIKPNLEALAVAGTAPLLAELDTISPVTLENPGPMLEVVGQLTAAVGMVLEPLARELPG from the coding sequence ATGAAAATACCCGTCCCGCCTTCCGAATCCCCCTCCGCTGCCGATCGGCGTCTTGCCGAGCTTGAGGCGGAGCTGGCCACGCTGCGCGCTGTGGCCGCCGTCACCGAGCACAGCCCCAACCTGCTGATCCGCCTCGATGCCGCCGGCACGCGTGCGTACGCCAACGCGGCGGCCTGCGCCTTCGAGCAGCAGCTGCCCGCCGCGGCGGCAGCCGAGTTGCAGGCCCGTCTGCGCGAGCAGGCCGCGGCCTGTCTGGCGGCGGGCCACGCGCTACGCACGGAGCTGGGCAGCGGCGGCCGCTACTTCACGCTCACGGCCTGCCCCGAGCCCACCACCAACTCTGCCACGCTCTACTTCACCGACATCACTGAGCACTATCAGGCCGAGCAGCTAGTCACCCAGCAGCGCGACTTCTTCCAGAGCGTGCTCAACGAGCTGCCCGGCGACGTGGCCGTGTTCAGCGCCGAGCACCGCTACATCTTCCTGAATCCGGCCGCCATCAAGAACCCTGAAATCCGGACCTGGATTGTGGGCAAGGACGACTTCGAGTACTGCGAATACCGCGGCTTCTCGCCCGAGCGCGCCATGGGTCGGCGGCAGTACTTCACCCAGGCCCTCACCTCGCGCACCGAAGCAGCCTGGGAAGAGGAGCTGCGCCTGCCCGAAGGCACCAAGTATTTCCTGCGCCGCTTCCTGCCCATCTACCGGCCCGACGGCACCCTGAACTTCATGCTCGGCTACGGCCTCGACATCACCGACCGCCGCCGCACCGAGGAGCTGCTGCGCGAGAGCGACGAGATGCTGCGCGAGCAGCAGGCCTTCCAGCAGCTGGTGCTCGATGTGATTCCGGCCGCCGTGTACGTGCGCGACCAGGGCCGCACCACCTTCGCCAACCGCGCCATGCAGGAGCTCAACGAGCTGGCCCGCGGCCAGACCAAGCGCGTACGGCAGAACCCCAAGGGGCAGGAGGCCCGCGAGGTGGCCCACTACGCCCAGGTGGACGCCCAGGTGCTGGCCAGCGGCCAGGCCGTGCGCAGCGAAGACTCCCTCACGCTGGCCAACGGCGAAGTGCGCTGGTTCCAGACCGTAAAATGCCCCTTCCCGCGTCCCGACGGCACGGTGCTGGTGCTGGGCGCCAGCACCGACATTACGGCCAGCAAGGAAGCCCGCCTGCGGGTGGAGCGCAGCGAAAAGCGCTACCGCGACCTGCAGCACTACGCCTTGGCCCTCATCTACACCCACACCCTCGACGGGCAGATGCTGACCGTGAACCCCGCCTGCGCCCAGCTCATGGGCGTGCCGGCCGAGGTGCTGGCCGCCGGCCGCCTGGCCCACGCCCTGGCCCCGCCGCTGCGGCCCCGCGTCGAAAACTACCTGCGCACGCTCAATACCGAGGGCGAGGTGCGCGGGGTGGTGCGCGTGAGCACCGCCGCCGGCCAGACGCACTTCGTGCTTTACCACAGCCACCGGGTGCAGGAAGCCGGGCAGGAGCCCTACGTCATCGGTTACGGCCAGGATATTACCGACCGGGTGCTGGCCGAGCAGGAGCTGAAGCGCGCCAAGAAGGTGGCCGAAACCGCCGCCCAGGCCCGCACCACCTTCCTGGCCAACATGAGCCACGAGATCAGGACGCCGCTGAACGGGGTGCTGGGCATGGCCGCGCTGCTGGCCAAAACCAAGCTCACCGCCGAGCAGCACGAGCAGGTGGCCATCATCCACTCCTCGGGGCAGCACCTGCTGGCCGTCATCAACGACGTGCTCGATGTGGCCAAGATTACCTCCGGCAAGCTCGAGCTGGAGCAGACCGCCTTCAACCTCTGCGACTCGGTGGGGCAGGCGGTGGCGCCGCTGGCCCAGCAGGCCCGGCAGCGGGGGCTGGAGTTTCGGGCCGAGCTGCCCGGTGCCGACTGTCCCTGGGTGCTCGGCGACCCGTTCCGCCTCAATCAGATTCTACTTAACCTGCTCAGCAACGCCATCAAGTTCACGCACTACGGGGCCGTCACGCTCAGCAGCCGGCTGCTGGCCGACAGCGCCGATAAGGTCACGGTGGAGTTCCGGGTGTCGGACACCGGCATCGGCATCCCGGCCGACAAGCTGGACTACATCTTTGAAAGCTTCACCCAGGCCAAGGCCGACACCGCCCGGCAGTTCGGGGGCACGGGTCTGGGCCTGAACATCAGCCGGGCCTTGGTAGAGCAGTTTGGCAGCCGGCTGGTAGTGGAATCCACACCCGGGCAGGGCAGCACCTTCTGCTTCAGCCTCACCCTGCCCAAAGCGGCCGCGCCGCTGAGCGTGACGGCTCCCATGCCCCAGGACGGCGCCCTGGAGGGCCTGCGGGTGCTGCTGGTGGAAGACAACACCATCAACCGGCTGGTGGCCCGCCAGATGGTGCAGAGCTGGGGCGGCCACGTCGATGAGGCGCCCGACGGCCTGGTGGCTCTGGAGCTGTTAGAGAAAAACCGCTACGATGTGGTGCTGATGGACATTCAGCTGCCGGGCATGAGCGGGCTCGACATTACCCGGCACATCCGGCAGCACGCCGATGCTTCCCGCGCCGGGGTGGCCATCCTGGCCCTCACGGCCAACGCCTACCAGTCGGATATGCAGCAGTACCTGGCCGCCGGCATGAACGACTGCCTGGCCAAGCCCTTCGATGAGGCCGAGCTGTGCCACAAGCTGCAGGCTTTGCGCCCGGCCGCCGCCATGCTCTACGACCTGAGCAAGTTCCGGGCCCTGGCCCACGGCAACGCCGACTTCGTGCCCGACATCATCCGCTCATTTCTGCACGATATCCCGCCCAGCCTAAACCAGCTGCGCGAGGCCGTAGCCAGTGGCCGCTGGACCGAGGCCCGCCGGCTGGTGCACTTCATCAAGCCCAACCTGGAGGCCCTGGCCGTGGCCGGCACTGCCCCGCTGCTCGCCGAGCTGGATACCATCAGTCCGGTAACCCTCGAAAACCCTGGCCCCATGCTGGAGGTAGTCGGGCAGCTGACGGCCGCCGTGGGCATGGTGCTGGAGCCACTGGCCCGGGAGCTGCCGGGGTAG